From a region of the Aeoliella mucimassa genome:
- a CDS encoding tetratricopeptide repeat protein has translation MSAARPLFWSFLILSAWLLSAVPSMADPTETPVPVDEQQVEPPAAESTSPENNSETAPSNDDAADNEASPEEDATPAEEAKPMPGQEDLDKATELKLTMNNGGDGRQISEVIQLLASALKKGLDDESTKFAQQMLASTLMERGKGLATVLLDQPVANAAQDPRWVQLRFIALSDLANAVKLDPTEFEGWILIGRLHLLPGGDQQSATTAFNKVIEAEDIAVTLKAEAYAYRAVSQEKDEDKLADLTKAIEMDAAEGKYRLMRARQLMVGDELDKALADIDAVIDVTPDNYEAHELRGMVLTEQGKSEEALQSFDRATELDAENIMPYLQRSELYGKLGNPEQGIAEATKAIDRNEDNLLGYLLRADLYLRNGQFEEALGDAQRVVKLRPTFAPAIFLKARIYDEMGNTPKALEQLETLSQLMPDSMEVNLQIAVYALKLEMPRKAIEALDRAIVINPEEALLYRYRGDSRLNIGEHVEAVKDYNKALELEPEDSGIMNNLAWTLATSPNDSVRDGKRAIELATKACELTNYQLPHILSTLAAAYAETGDFEAAKEWSQKAVNIGDPDDDAQLAEELESYKRGEPWREDKEEDAGEREGAEKPSVAEERRTELEKPSGSTPAPRRSIDF, from the coding sequence ATGTCTGCTGCCCGCCCCCTGTTTTGGTCGTTTCTCATCCTCAGTGCCTGGCTGCTGAGCGCGGTCCCCTCGATGGCGGATCCCACAGAAACTCCGGTACCAGTCGACGAGCAGCAAGTCGAACCACCGGCCGCGGAATCAACAAGTCCCGAGAATAATTCGGAAACAGCCCCTAGTAACGATGACGCTGCCGACAACGAGGCCTCGCCCGAGGAAGACGCCACACCGGCGGAAGAGGCCAAGCCGATGCCAGGTCAGGAAGACCTGGATAAGGCCACCGAGCTGAAGCTCACCATGAACAACGGTGGCGATGGCCGCCAGATTAGCGAAGTGATTCAACTGCTCGCTTCGGCTCTGAAGAAGGGCCTCGACGACGAGAGCACCAAGTTCGCCCAACAGATGCTGGCCTCGACCCTCATGGAGCGCGGCAAAGGTCTGGCGACCGTGCTGCTCGACCAACCCGTAGCCAACGCCGCTCAGGACCCCCGCTGGGTGCAACTGCGATTCATCGCCTTGTCGGATCTCGCCAACGCGGTGAAGCTCGACCCCACGGAGTTCGAAGGGTGGATCCTGATCGGGCGGCTGCACCTGCTGCCGGGCGGCGATCAGCAGTCGGCCACCACGGCGTTCAACAAAGTGATCGAAGCCGAAGACATCGCGGTAACACTCAAGGCCGAAGCGTACGCCTATCGGGCGGTGTCGCAAGAGAAGGACGAGGACAAGCTGGCCGATCTGACCAAGGCCATCGAGATGGACGCCGCCGAAGGCAAGTACCGCTTGATGCGCGCCAGGCAGTTGATGGTTGGTGACGAACTCGACAAAGCGCTGGCCGACATCGACGCAGTGATCGACGTGACCCCCGACAACTACGAAGCCCACGAGCTCCGCGGCATGGTGCTCACCGAGCAAGGCAAGAGCGAAGAGGCCCTGCAGAGCTTCGATCGCGCGACGGAACTCGACGCCGAGAACATCATGCCTTACCTGCAACGCAGCGAGCTGTATGGCAAGCTCGGCAATCCCGAGCAAGGCATTGCCGAAGCGACCAAGGCGATCGATCGCAACGAAGACAATCTGCTGGGCTACTTGTTGCGGGCGGACCTTTACTTGCGGAATGGCCAGTTCGAGGAAGCCCTCGGCGACGCCCAGCGCGTGGTGAAACTGCGCCCGACGTTCGCTCCTGCGATCTTCCTCAAGGCGCGCATCTACGACGAGATGGGCAACACCCCCAAGGCGCTGGAGCAACTCGAGACCCTCTCGCAGCTCATGCCCGACTCGATGGAAGTGAATCTGCAAATCGCCGTGTACGCGCTGAAGCTCGAAATGCCCCGCAAGGCCATCGAGGCCCTCGACCGGGCGATCGTCATCAACCCGGAAGAAGCGCTGCTCTACCGCTACCGAGGTGACTCGCGACTGAACATCGGCGAACATGTCGAAGCGGTGAAAGACTACAACAAGGCCTTGGAGCTGGAGCCGGAAGACTCGGGCATCATGAACAACCTGGCCTGGACCTTGGCCACGAGCCCCAACGATTCGGTACGCGATGGCAAGCGAGCGATTGAGCTGGCCACCAAGGCGTGCGAGCTGACCAACTACCAGCTGCCGCACATCCTGAGCACGCTGGCGGCGGCTTACGCCGAGACCGGCGACTTCGAGGCGGCCAAGGAATGGTCGCAAAAGGCCGTGAACATCGGCGACCCCGACGACGACGCCCAACTGGCCGAGGAACTCGAAAGCTACAAACGCGGCGAGCCCTGGCGTGAGGACAAGGAAGAAGACGCCGGCGAGCGCGAAGGAGCCGAGAAGCCGAGCGTCGCCGAAGAGCGCCGCACCGAGCTCGAAAAGCCATCGGGCAGCACCCCTGCTCCACGCCGCTCGATCGACTTCTAG
- a CDS encoding dihydrofolate reductase, translating into MGDSDSTHSETQLSIVVAVAENGVIGNQGELPWRLSGDLQRFKKLTMGHALIMGRKTYESIGRPLPGRVTIVLTRQKEYKSPHPQVLVARTLDEARGLVATTEMDHHEAFVVGGAEIYRLALPHAWRLYYTIVQASPTGDTHFPMIDFRAWQKLESTSYPRDEKNEHAVTWQVWQRLPYMTAR; encoded by the coding sequence ATGGGCGATTCCGATTCCACCCACTCCGAGACTCAGCTCTCAATCGTGGTTGCGGTGGCCGAAAACGGAGTAATTGGCAACCAGGGCGAGCTGCCTTGGCGGCTTTCAGGCGATTTGCAGCGGTTCAAAAAGCTGACCATGGGGCACGCGCTCATCATGGGGCGTAAGACCTACGAGTCGATTGGCCGCCCGCTGCCTGGCCGAGTGACGATTGTGCTGACTCGGCAAAAGGAGTACAAGTCGCCGCACCCACAAGTGCTGGTCGCCCGCACGCTCGACGAAGCCCGCGGGTTGGTCGCCACGACCGAAATGGACCACCACGAAGCGTTCGTCGTCGGCGGGGCGGAGATCTACCGCCTGGCTTTGCCGCACGCCTGGCGGTTGTACTACACCATCGTGCAAGCCAGCCCAACCGGCGATACGCACTTTCCGATGATCGACTTTCGCGCGTGGCAAAAGCTCGAATCGACCAGCTACCCGCGCGACGAAAAGAACGAGCACGCAGTCACCTGGCAAGTATGGCAGCGACTTCCGTATATGACCGCACGCTAG
- a CDS encoding thymidylate synthase produces the protein MQQYLDLLHRVLETGTAKSDRTGTGTRSVFGHQMRFDLAEGFPLVTTKKLHTRSIIHELLWFIAGDTNVQYLRDNKVTIWDEWADDQGNLGPVYGKQWRSWQCCDGRVIDQLTDVVEQIRTNPDSRRLIVTAWNPGELEHMALPPCHLLFQFYVADNRLSCQLYQRSADVFLGVPFNIASYALLLLMVAQVTGLEAGEFVHALGDAHLYDNHLEQAQKQLSREPRELPTMELEPSVNSLFDFKYEHFQLTGYDPHPHIAAPVAV, from the coding sequence ATGCAACAGTATCTCGATCTGCTCCACCGCGTTTTGGAAACCGGCACCGCGAAGAGCGACCGCACCGGCACTGGCACTCGCAGCGTGTTTGGGCATCAGATGCGGTTCGACCTGGCGGAAGGTTTTCCCTTGGTCACCACCAAGAAGCTGCACACTCGGTCGATCATTCATGAGCTGCTGTGGTTCATCGCTGGCGATACCAACGTGCAGTACCTGCGGGATAACAAGGTGACCATCTGGGACGAGTGGGCCGACGACCAGGGCAACTTGGGACCGGTCTACGGCAAGCAATGGCGGAGCTGGCAATGTTGCGACGGGCGGGTGATCGACCAGCTGACCGACGTCGTGGAGCAAATTCGCACGAATCCCGATTCCCGGCGGTTGATCGTCACCGCCTGGAACCCCGGCGAGCTGGAACACATGGCGCTACCACCTTGCCATCTGTTGTTTCAGTTCTACGTGGCCGACAACCGCTTGTCGTGTCAGCTTTACCAGCGGAGTGCCGACGTGTTTCTCGGCGTGCCGTTCAACATTGCGTCGTACGCGCTGCTGTTGTTGATGGTGGCTCAAGTCACCGGGCTCGAAGCGGGTGAGTTCGTGCACGCGCTCGGCGACGCCCACTTGTACGATAACCACTTGGAGCAAGCCCAAAAGCAACTGTCGCGGGAGCCGCGCGAGTTGCCGACCATGGAGCTCGAACCGAGTGTCAATTCATTGTTCGACTTTAAGTACGAGCACTTCCAACTCACGGGCTACGACCCGCATCCTCACATTGCTGCCCCCGTGGCGGTTTGA